One segment of Rosa chinensis cultivar Old Blush chromosome 6, RchiOBHm-V2, whole genome shotgun sequence DNA contains the following:
- the LOC112174467 gene encoding LOW QUALITY PROTEIN: translocase of chloroplast 120, chloroplastic-like (The sequence of the model RefSeq protein was modified relative to this genomic sequence to represent the inferred CDS: inserted 1 base in 1 codon), producing the protein MENGDGILGGSQTVGENKAEVVEERVVEDSNGVKDDVEEEVFEEAIETGTVGDSPRAEDFEEAIEVLDEAEKSKEEEEDVENGGEEVEKSVGGDRVDGFVGTGSVDVEETSASKGLADEEMVGSLEDAVKDVSEVGADGQVAVSTGGDEADHVKCENHDSKSNGLTNDGLLDAANEVSGIGAGGEMPILTDVDKADGKPVEVAENEKSEKGDQDNLVLEVVATDEKLENEGANLDSAPATEFNTENLKEAGNGEEIKENILSTENLDDKTVDVVDTSVGVTLKLEDDKGVELQERNMDPEHTECESTDSNNAIFVTEARQVDNKVEELRATMTCTDAGDQDSMKVKSVSSGLGLEHDVETSELRGISSEQQLSGVESPVASEMAGSAVSKSSAPEDTEKIQVGSTVLRSENIKDDEPQPADEVAHVVCNNGAVPEEPEKKENNHVEKSSNRMNRVQEVQHAPAHGSSGNSTNPTPLPARPAGLGRAAPLLEHAPRAVQQPRVNGTVSHVQNQQIEDPVNGEAEESDETREKLQMIRVKFLRLSHRLGQTPHNVVVAQVLYRLGLAEQLHGRSGGRVGAFSFDRASAMAEQLEASGNEPLDFSCTIMVLGKSGVGKSATINSIFDEVKFNTDAFQXGTKKVQDVVGTVQGIKVRVIDTPGLLPSWSDQRQNEKILLAAKRFIKKTPPDIVLYLDRLDMQSRDFSDMPLLRTITEIFGATIWFNAIVVLTHAASAPPEGPNGAASSYDMFVTQRSHVVQQAIRQAAGDMRLMNPVSLVENHSACRTNRAGQRVLPNGQVWKPHLLLLSFASKILAEANALLKLQDSPPGRPFAPRSRPPPLPFLLSSLLQSKPQLKLPEDQFGDDDDGVDDDLDESSDSEDESEFDELPPFKRLTKAQVEKLSKAQKKAYFDELEYREKLFMKKQLKDEKKRRKLMKKMAAAAKDLPSDYGETVEEESASAASVPVPMPDLPLPASFDSDNPTHRYRYLDSSNQWLVRPVLETHGWDHDVGYEGINAERLFVLNGKIPLSFSGQVTKDKKDANVQMELASSVKHGEGKASSVGLEMQTVGKDLAYTLRGDTRFSNFRTNKASAGVSVTLLGDALSAGLKIEDKFIPHKRFRLVMTGGAMTARGDIAYGGSLEAQLRDKDHPLGRSLSTFGLSVMDWHGDLAIGGNIQTQIPVGRHTNLIGRANLNNRGAGQLSIRLNSSEQLQIALIGLIPLLRKLFIYPE; encoded by the exons ATGGAAAATGGTGATGGGATTTTAGGTGGGTCTCAGACGGTGGGTGAGAATAAGGCTGAGGTTGTTGAGGAGAGGGTTGTAGAGGATTCTAATGGAGTCAAGGATGATGTGGAGGAAGAGGTTTTTGAGGAGGCGATAGAGACCGGGACTGTTGGCGACAGTCCTCGTGCGGAGGATTTTGAAGAGGCGATTGAGGTTCTGGATGAGGCTGAGAAgagcaaggaggaggaggaggatgtgGAGAACGGTGGGGAGGAAGTAGAAAAATCGGTGGGTGGGGATAGGGTTGATGGGTTTGTGGGGACCGGTAGTGTTGATGTGGAAGAGACTAGTGCGTCAAAGGGATTGGCAGATGAAGAGATGGTGGGTAGCCTAGAAGATGCGGTAAAAGATGTCTCGGAGGTTGGTGCTGATGGACAAGTAGCAGTTTCGACAGGTGGGGATGAGGCTGACCATGTGAAGTGTGAGAATCACGATTCTAAATCAAATGGATTGACGAATGACGGGTTGTTGGATGCAGCAAATGAGGTTTCAGGGATTGGTGCGGGTGGAGAAATGCCAATTTTGACTGATGTGGACAAGGCTGATGGGAAGCCCGTTGAGGTTGCTGAGAATGAGAAGTCTGAGAAGGGCGACCAGGATAACTTAGTTTTGGAAGTAGTGGCCACGGATGAAAAATTGGAGAACGAAGGTGCTAATCTTGATTCTGCTCCTGCAACTGAATTTAATACGGAAAATTTGAAGGAAGCTGGAAATGGTgaggaaataaaggagaatatcTTGAGTACAGAGAATCTGGATGATAAGACTGTGGATGTGGTAGATACTTCTGTTGGTGTTACTTTGAAGCTTGAAGATGATAAGGGTGTGGAATTGCAAGAGAGAAATATGGATCCAGAGCATACAGAATGTGAGAGTACTGACTCAAATAATGCTATATTTGTCACTGAAGCAAGGCAAGTGGATAATAAAGTTGAAGAACTGAGAGCTACTATGACTTGTACGGATGCAGGAGATCAAGATTCAATGAAAGTGAAAAGTGTTTCTTCTGGGCTTGGTTTGGAGCATGATGTGGAAACATCTGAACTTAGAGGCATTTCATCTGAACAACAGTTGTCAGGGGTAGAAAGTCCTGTAGCATCTGAAATGGCAGGCTCAGCTGTTTCTAAAAGTTCTGCACCTGAGGACACAGAGAAGATTCAGGTTGGTAGCACTGTTTTGAGATCAGAGAATATCAAAGACGATGAACCTCAGCCAGCTGATGAGGTTGCTCATGTAGTTTGCAACAATGGTGCTGTGCCTGAGGAgcctgaaaagaaagaaaacaatcaTGTAGAGAAGAGTAGCAACAGAATGAATAGAGTGCAGGAGGTCCAGCATGCACCAGCTCATGGTAGCTCTGGAAATTCTACAAATCCAACTCCCCTTCCCGCTCGTCCAGCTGGCCTTGGGCGTGCCGCCCCCCTTTTGGAACATGCACCTAGGGCGGTACAGCAGCCTCGGGTAAATGGTACCGTATCTCATGTGCAAAACCAGCAAATTGAGGATCCTGTTAATGGAGAGGCAGAGGAGTCGGATGAGACTCGTGAAAAGCTTCAGATGATCAGAGTAAAATTTTTGCGGCTTTCGCATAGGCTTGGGCAGACTCCACATAATGTTGTTGTGGCCCAGGTCTTGTACAGACTGGGGTTAGCTGAGCAGCTGCATGGGAGAAGTGGGGGTCGTGTTGGTGCCTTTAGTTTCGACCGTGCGAGTGCTATGGCGGAGCAGCTAGAGGCATCTGGGAATGAACCCCTTGATTTCTCTTGTACAATTATGGTTCTTGGAAAGTCAGGAGTTGGTAAAAGTGCCACCATCAATTCTATATTTGATGAAGTGAAGTTCAATACTGATGCTTTTC ATGGGACAAAGAAGGTTCAGGATGTCGTGGGTACTGTGCAGGGGATTAAGGTAAGAGTCATCGACACACCTGGGCTTCTGCCTTCCTGGTCGGACCAGCGTCAGAATGAGAAGATTCTGCTCGCTGCTAAGCGCTTTATCAAGAAAACACCTCCAGATATTGTTTTGTATCTTGATAGGTTGGACATGCAGAGCAGGGATTTCAGTGACATGCCACTCTTGCGCACAATCACAGAGATTTTTGGGGCGACTATATGGTTCAATGCAATTGTGGTTCTGACTCATGCTGCATCAGCTCCGCCCGAGGGCCCAAATGGCGCTGCTTCTAGTTATGACATGTTCGTCACTCAACGATCTCATGTTGTCCAGCAAGCCATTCGTCAGGCGGCTGGGGATATGCGCCTTATGAATCCTGTTTCCTTAGTAGAGAACCACTCTGCTTGCAGGACCAATCGGGCTGGCCAGAGAGTCTTGCCAAATGGTCAGGTTTGGAAGCCTCATTTGTTATTGCTCTCTTTTGCATCCAAGATCCTTGCTGAAGCTAATGCACTATTGAAGTTGCAAGACAGTCCTCCTGGAAGACCTTTTGCACCTCGATCTAGGCCACCTCCATTACCTTTCCTTCTTTCCTCCCTCCTTCAGTCAAAACCGCAGTTGAAGCTGCCTGAGGATCAatttggtgatgatgatgatggcgtAGATGATGATCTGGATGAGTCTTCAGATTCTGAAGATGAATCAGAATTTGATGAATTACCACCATTCAAACGTTTGACTAAGGCCCAGGTGGAGAAACTCTCTAAAGCTCAGAAAAAGGCATATTTTGATGAGTTGGAGTATAGAGAAAAGCTTTTTATGAAGAAACAGTTGAAGGACGAGAAAAAGCGACGAAAGTTGATGAAAAAAATGGCAGCTGCAGCAAAGGATCTGCCAAGTGATTATGGTGAAACTGTAGAGGAAGAAAGTGCAAGTGCAGCATCTGTACCCGTTCCTATGCCAGATTTGCCCTTGCCTGCTTCCTTTGATTCTGATAATCCCACTCATCGTTATCGATATCTAGATTCTTCCAACCAGTGGCTTGTAAGACCTGTTCTAGAAACTCATGGTTGGGATCATGACGTTGGTTATGAGGGCATAAATGCAGAAAGATTGTTTGTCTTAAATGGCAAAATACCCTTATCATTTTCTGGCCAGGTCACCAAAGATAAGAAGGATGCCAATGTCCAAATGGAACTAGCTAGTTCAGTAAAGCATGGGGAAGGGAAGGCAAGTTCGGTAGGACTTGAAATGCAGACTGTTGGAAAGGACTTGGCTTATACTCTACGAGGCGACACTAGGTTCAGTAATTTTAGGACGAATAAAGCAAGTGCTGGTGTCTCGGTCACCCTCTTGGGTGATGCTCTATCAGCTGGGTTGAAAATTGAAGACAAATTTATTCCTCATAAACGGTTCCGGTTGGTTATGACGGGTGGTGCAATGACTGCTCGTGGGGACATTGCTTATGGTGGTAGTTTGGAGGCTCAGTTAAGAGACAAAGATCATCCGCTGGGTCGTTCACTATCAACTTTTGGGCTCTCTGTGATGGATTGGCATGGAGATCTTGCTATTGGAGGTAATATACAGACTCAGATTCCAGTTGGTCGACATACAAACCTTATAGGTCGTGCCAATTTAAATAATAGGGGAGCAGGACAACTGAGCATCCGCTTAAATAGTTCAGAACAGCTTCAAATAGCTTTGATTGGTCTCATTCCGCTGCTTAGAAAGTTGTTCATTTACCCTGAATAG
- the LOC112174561 gene encoding dirigent protein 22, which yields MEKVVPKLFFIALFTFIPLLGHCSSIEENREFDQWFQKLDNSKPKLTRFHFYFHDIVSGYGQTSFVVVPPPKIIRPSTTLFGQVNMFDNPQTKGPELTSGLVGRVQGLYSFASQEELCLLMAMTIVFTSGKHNGSSVTILGRNAVFQSRREFPIVGGTGDFRLARGFASVSSYFINATLGILEYNLMVIHY from the coding sequence atggagaaGGTAGTTCCAAAGCTTTTCTTCATAGCTCTGTTCACGTTCATACCATTACTAGGGCACTGTAGCAGCATCGAAGAAAATAGAGAATTTGACCAATGGTTTCAGAAGCTCGACAACTCAAAACCCAAGCTGACCCGATTCCACTTCTACTTTCACGACATCGTTTCAGGCTATGGCCAGACATCATTCGTAGTGGTTCCACCACCCAAGATCATCAGGCCATCGACCACCTTGTTCGGACAAGTCAACATGTTTGACAACCCACAAACCAAGGGACCCGAACTCACGTCCGGGCTTGTAGGCAGGGTTCAGGGGCTATACAGTTTCGCGTCCCAAGAAGAGCTCTGTCTACTTATGGCCATGACCATTGTTTTCACCAGCGGCAAACACAACGGTAGCAGTGTCACTATTTTGGGGCGCAACGCAGTGTTTCAATCCCGGCGAGAGTTTCCAATTGTCGGCGGAACTGGCGATTTCCGGTTGGCCCGTGGATTTGCGTCAGTCTCGAGCTATTTTATTAATGCTACTCTTGGTATTCTGGAATATAATCTTATGGTTATACATTATTGA
- the LOC112172847 gene encoding dirigent protein 23: MANTALHLVLMVFISLVVSFTEAKWAESVEATKEATPSETVTNLQFYFHDTVSGKNPSAVRVAQASDTEKSPTLFGALLMADDPLTETPDPNSKLVGRAQGLYGSSCQQELGLIMAMSFAFSDGTYNGSSISIFGKNPITNPIRELPVVGGTGVFRLARGYAIAHTHWVNATAGDAVVGYNVTVVH, from the coding sequence ATGGCAAACACAGCTCTACATCTGGTGCTGATGGTGTTCATCTCCTTGGTGGTGTCCTTCACTGAAGCGAAGTGGGCTGAGTCCGTGGAGGCAACAAAGGAAGCGACGCCATCGGAGACAGTAACCAACCTCCAGTTCTACTTCCACGACACAGTCAGTGGGAAGAACCCTAGTGCCGTACGTGTGGCTCAAGCTTCCGACACCGAAAAGTCTCCGACACTTTTCGGGGCTTTACTCATGGCTGATGACCCGCTCACCGAGACTCCCGACCCCAATTCCAAGCTCGTAGGCCGGGCACAAGGGCTATACGGGTCATCCTGCCAGCAGGAACTTGGCCTGATTATGGCCATGAGCTTTGCGTTCTCGGACGGTACGTACAATGGTAGCTCCATTAGTATTTTTGGAAAGAACCCGATCACGAACCCAATTCGGGAGTTGCCGGTTGTGGGTGGAACTGGGGTTTTCCGGTTGGCTCGTGGCTATGCAATTGCCCATACGCATTGGGTAAATGCCACAGCTGGCGATGCAGTTGTTGGATACAATGTCACTGTAGTTCACTAG
- the LOC112174512 gene encoding dirigent protein 23, which translates to MANNTVAPLMMMVVISLVMAFTEAKWAESVEAKKEATPSETVTNLQFFFHDTVSGKNPSAVRVAQASNTNKSLTLFGALLMADDPLTETPDPNSKLVGRAQGLYGSSGQQQLGLIMAMSFAFTDGPYSGSSISIFGKNPALNPVRELPVVGGTGVFRLARGYAIAHTHWFDLSGDAIVGYNVTVIH; encoded by the coding sequence ATGGCAAACAACACAGTTGCGCCTCTGATGATGATGGTCGTCATCTCCTTGGTGATGGCATTCACAGAAGCCAAGTGGGCCGAGTCAGTAGAGGCCAAAAAGGAAGCGACGCCGTCGGAGACAGTAACCAACCTCCAGTTCTTCTTCCACGACACAGTCAGTGGGAAGAACCCTAGTGCCGTACGTGTGGCTCAAGCCTCCAACACCAATAAGTCTCTGACACTTTTTGGGGCTTTACTCATGGCCGATGACCCGCTCACCGAGACTCCCGACCCCAATTCCAAGCTCGTGGGTCGGGCACAAGGGCTATACGGGTCATCCGGCCAGCAGCAGCTTGGCCTGATTATGGCTATGAGCTTTGCGTTCACGGATGGTCCATACAGTGGTAGTTCCATTAGTATATTTGGTAAAAACCCGGCACTGAACCCAGTTCGAGAGTTGCCGGTTGTGGGTGGAACTGGGGTGTTCCGGCTGGCTCGTGGATATGCAATTGCCCATACTCATTGGTTTGATCTTAGTGGTGATGCAATTGTAGGATACAATGTCACTGTGATTCACTAG